Proteins from one Impatiens glandulifera chromosome 2, dImpGla2.1, whole genome shotgun sequence genomic window:
- the LOC124924640 gene encoding keratin, type I cytoskeletal 9-like, whose protein sequence is MEEKELEEEDQNKYDGESGEDEPEQSIQVHTNFSPIQTMAAYSQNNSSNEGSSVDGTKLMNSMSTLLTMLQSNVAVMQFNMSKFMKAQKEDKKNFDDLVKTHKELELTLKKNTYEVEDSNTNFGRFEKKLFNRQSEMMSLERQINLDNQREVMEAMGLIQNQLDKIQGSMRRTYAERLEYADSIARKFQAEENAKDDAEKEQNTITQGNDVRDRRGDGVTTGTRSKRMPTNDENPRPTKRGGGQSGGDHGSRSSGDRGGRSSGGDRGGRSSGGDRGGRSTGSDRGVELAEVVVVDAVFLRSRTC, encoded by the coding sequence ATGGAAGAGAAggagttggaagaagaagatcaaaataaatatgatgGTGAATCAGGGGAGGATGAACCTGAGCAGTCCATACAAGTTCATACCAACTTCAGTCCAATTCAGACCATGGCAGCATATTCGCAAAATaattcatctaatgaaggatcTTCAGTTGACGGAACAAAGCTCATGAATTCGATGTCAACCTTGTTAACAATGCTTCAGAGTAATGTGGCAGTTATGCAattcaacatgtcaaaatttATGAAAGCCCAGaaggaagacaagaagaacTTTGATGATCTTGTCAAAACCCATAAAGAGTTGGAGCTAACATTGAAGAAAAACACATATGAGGTTGAAGACTCCAATACGAATTTTGGAAGGTTTGAAAAGAAACTCTTCAATCGACAATCCGAAATGATGAGCCTTGAAAGACAGATCAATCTTGATAATCAAAGAGAGGTTATGGAAGCAATGGGCTTGATTCAGAATCAGCTGGATAAAATTCAAGGCAGCATGAGAAGAACATATGCTGAAAGACTGGAGTATGCTGACTCTATCgcaaggaaatttcaagctGAAGAGAATGCGAAAGATGATGCTGAGAAAGAGCAGAATACCATTACTCAAGGCAATGATGTTAGAGACAGAAGAGGTGACGGTGTAACAACCGGAACCAGATCTAAGCGAATGCCAACAAATGATGAAAACCcaaggccaactaaaagaggcggaggtcaaAGCGGTGGTGATCACGGAAGCCGAAGCAGCGGTGATCGCGGAGGTCGAAGCAGTGGTGGTGATCGCGGAGGTCGAAGCAGTGGTGGTGATCGCGGGGGTCGAAGTACTGGAAGCGATCGTGGAGTCGAACTGGCGGAAGTGGTCGTGGTGGACGCGGTCTTCCTCCGTTCCAGAACCTGCTGA
- the LOC124924641 gene encoding F-box only protein 6-like translates to MEFGESSRRKSRRNKLIICSSNEMLPKIWEKFPEDLFEVVGARLPTSTFFRFLCVSRKWNSMLTSHSFRDQYAQIPISQPWFYTITHDNVNTAAIYDPSSNKWHHQKVHSFLEKLVIYPLASIGGIICFVNIHHTRFFVGNPLTQTFKELPACSSMDWSQVAVGMWMNGKSTIEGYKILFLGRNGHYIIFDSNKNKWYESKVIPTSIRLPYILNLRSQAISVDGCLYFMSSYPNGMVCYNTLSGIWNHFSIPILHDMISGRFLVECGGRIMFVCVMIKSRISICIWEFEKTTLLWKYFDKMPRELCLKLYKKGANMICVGNKDMIFLCFSSEKLFMLVTYDVVKKEWFKAPRSLLPRGMAYQRFRHKIAFYPCITATP, encoded by the coding sequence ATGGAATTCGGGGAGTCTTCTCGTAGGAAAAGTCGTAGAAATAAGTTGATCATATGTTCGTCTAATGAAATGTTACCTAAGATATGGGAAAAATTCCCGGAAGACCTCTTTGAAGTCGTTGGGGCGAGACTCCCAACATCTACCttctttcgtttcctttgtGTTAGTAGAAAGTGGAACTCCATGTTGACTTCTCATTCGTTTCGGGACCAATATGCTCAAATTCCCATCTCCCAACCTTGGTTCTACACCATCACCCACGACAATGTAAACACCGCAGCCATTTATGACCCCTCCTCGAATAAATGGCACCATCAAAAAGTTCATTCTTTCTTAGAGAAGTTGGTTATCTACCCTCTAGCTTCTATCGGTGGTATAATTTGTTTTGTCAATATTCATCATACCCGTTTTTTTGTGGGTAACCCGCTTACTCAGACATTCAAGGAGCTTCCAGCTTGTTCAAGCATGGATTGGTCTCAAGTAGCCGTTGGAATGTGGATGAATGGAAAATCCACAATCGAGGGCTATAAGATCCTCTTCTTAGGTCGTAATGGCCATTACATAATTTTTGACTCCAACAAGAATAAATGGTATGAATCAAAAGTTATTCCAACGAGCATAAGGTTGCCGTATATTTTGAACTTGCGCTCGCAGGCTATCTCCGTGGATGGTTGTCTTTACTTTATGTCTTCATATCCAAACGGTATGGTCTGCTACAATACGTTGTCTGGAATTTGGAATCATTTCTCAATCCCGATTCTACATGATATGATTTCTGGCCGATTTCTTGTAGAATGTGGGGGACGAATCATGTTCGTTTGTGTGATGATAAAATCGCGTATTTCTATTTGCATTTGGGAGTTTGAAAAAACAACATTATTATGGAAGTACTTCGACAAAATGCCACGTGAGTTGTGCTTGAAATTGTACAAGAAGGGCGCAAATATGATTTGTGTAGGTAATAAAGATATGATCTTTTTGTGCTTTAGTTCTGAAAAATTGTTCATGTTAGTAACATATGATGTTGTGAAGAAAGAATGGTTTAAAGCTCCAAGATCTTTACTTCCCCGAGGAATGGCGTATCAAAGGTTTCGACATAAAATCGCATTTTATCCCTGCATTACTGCAACACCTTAG